One Synechococcus sp. CC9605 genomic window carries:
- the rpmF gene encoding 50S ribosomal protein L32, which produces MAVPKKKTSKAKRNQRSATWKAKAAVAAQRAMSIGKSVLSGRAQGFVYPVSESEDAES; this is translated from the coding sequence ATGGCCGTCCCGAAGAAGAAAACATCCAAGGCCAAGCGCAACCAGCGGAGCGCCACCTGGAAGGCCAAGGCAGCCGTTGCCGCCCAGCGCGCCATGTCCATCGGCAAGTCTGTTCTGAGTGGCCGCGCCCAGGGTTTTGTTTATCCGGTGAGTGAGTCCGAAGACGCCGAATCCTGA
- a CDS encoding HAD-IA family hydrolase gives MPLLLLNVNRLSAVFWDVDGTLADTEMDGHRPAFNMAFEELDLPFVWDEALYNRLLAIPGGLRRVKLHAEACGVALSQHQLAQVRDRKRFHYLERVRQGHVQLRPGVKRLLQELSRSGVQQWIVTSSGSASVMVLLEQFQQQIPCFDGVVTSDDVAAGKPAPDGYLLALKRSGANSVASLAVEDSAAGLSAARAAGLRCLLTPSPWDAEALRDSVGEATAVLDHLGDPGEPATVLSGASCQEEAVTLKYLETLLSVPDR, from the coding sequence GTGCCGTTGCTGCTCCTCAACGTGAACAGGCTTTCAGCGGTCTTTTGGGATGTGGATGGCACCTTGGCCGACACGGAAATGGACGGTCATCGACCGGCCTTCAACATGGCTTTCGAGGAGCTGGATCTCCCCTTCGTTTGGGATGAAGCGCTGTACAACCGGCTGCTGGCGATTCCCGGTGGACTCCGCAGGGTGAAGCTTCACGCTGAAGCCTGTGGTGTGGCCCTTAGTCAGCACCAGCTGGCCCAGGTGCGAGATCGAAAACGCTTCCATTATTTAGAACGGGTTCGCCAAGGGCATGTGCAGCTCCGCCCTGGTGTGAAAAGGCTTTTGCAGGAGTTGAGTCGGTCAGGCGTGCAGCAGTGGATCGTCACCTCCAGCGGATCAGCGTCGGTGATGGTTCTGCTGGAACAGTTCCAGCAGCAGATCCCCTGCTTCGATGGGGTAGTGACGTCGGATGACGTTGCTGCGGGCAAGCCAGCACCGGACGGCTATCTGCTCGCCCTCAAACGCAGTGGGGCCAACAGTGTTGCCAGCCTTGCCGTCGAGGATTCTGCGGCGGGTCTTTCGGCAGCCAGAGCCGCAGGTTTGCGTTGTCTGCTGACCCCATCCCCCTGGGATGCCGAAGCCCTGCGCGATTCCGTTGGCGAGGCCACTGCAGTGTTGGATCACCTGGGGGACCCGGGAGAGCCAGCAACGGTGCTTTCCGGCGCCTCTTGCCAGGAGGAGGCAGTGACGCTGAAGTATCTGGAGACTCTGTTGTCGGTACCGGATCGATGA
- a CDS encoding phosphoribulokinase, giving the protein MDPEAQRLISISDQRRLLEHLELGDVERWLAQQHQSGRHRIALGHWHPQAAPDWLWSVGLPLLSLAEKWRGKRRLIGFSALPGCGKTTLGQWIEAAAKELDLSVQVVSLDDFYFEAERLEEAMRGNPWGVPRALPGSHDLGLLQECLKTWRQGENVLMPCFDKAKRQGRGDRSGWRRCAADLLIFEGWFVGCRPNADVTADEPHLESPLTPQELEWRLKLQPVLANYEPTWSCFDQLWQMRATDFNAPWRWKRQQEATLEAERGVSLSNADLDRFIRMILCSLPSSSFHTMRADVVVEVDPDRTLRRIHLPSSTQDSASSDSLTG; this is encoded by the coding sequence TTGGATCCTGAGGCTCAACGCCTGATTTCAATCAGCGACCAGCGCCGGTTGCTTGAACATCTCGAGTTGGGTGATGTGGAGCGTTGGTTGGCTCAGCAGCACCAGTCCGGGCGTCACCGGATCGCCCTCGGGCATTGGCATCCCCAGGCGGCCCCGGATTGGCTGTGGTCTGTGGGTCTACCCCTTCTGAGCCTGGCTGAAAAATGGCGCGGAAAACGCCGTCTGATCGGATTCAGCGCCCTGCCTGGATGCGGGAAAACCACCCTGGGGCAATGGATTGAAGCCGCAGCAAAAGAACTTGACCTCTCCGTGCAGGTGGTTTCGCTGGATGATTTTTATTTCGAAGCAGAACGTCTTGAAGAAGCCATGCGCGGCAACCCCTGGGGTGTGCCCCGTGCGCTTCCCGGCAGCCATGATCTGGGGCTTCTGCAGGAGTGTCTCAAGACATGGAGACAGGGTGAGAACGTCCTGATGCCCTGCTTCGACAAAGCCAAACGACAGGGACGTGGAGATCGGAGCGGTTGGCGCCGTTGCGCTGCCGACCTGCTGATTTTTGAGGGTTGGTTTGTGGGCTGCAGACCAAATGCCGACGTAACGGCGGATGAGCCCCATCTCGAGAGCCCTCTAACGCCGCAGGAGTTGGAGTGGCGCCTGAAGCTGCAACCTGTGCTCGCCAACTACGAACCCACCTGGAGCTGTTTCGATCAACTCTGGCAAATGCGAGCGACCGACTTCAACGCGCCTTGGCGATGGAAGCGGCAACAGGAAGCCACCCTTGAGGCGGAGCGGGGTGTGTCGCTATCGAATGCCGACTTGGATCGTTTCATCCGCATGATTCTCTGCTCGCTGCCATCGAGCAGTTTTCACACCATGCGAGCAGATGTTGTCGTGGAGGTGGATCCGGATCGAACCCTGCGGCGAATCCACCTCCCGAGTTCCACTCAGGATTCGGCGTCTTCGGACTCACTCACCGGATAA
- the recJ gene encoding single-stranded-DNA-specific exonuclease RecJ: MPAVPLHWSWSLPAVVEPSPLRGLDLPLALRCVLRRRGFSSTSEAASFLSPGDLPPTRDHFPDLEQACDRLVAACRSRERVAICGDYDADGMTSTALLLRALAPLGAEPEPAIPSRMEEGYGLNPAMVQRLYDDGVRLLVTVDNGVAAREALELAASLTMQVIVTDHHTIPMERPPMTALIHPATTPEGSPYRGLAGVGLAYVVAHAVAEALNKPEAIRVARDLFCIGTVADMAPLVGANRSWLLEGLNQLHRSECKGVQALQHLAGLGERPLTAEDIGFQLAPRINAVGRLGEPRLVVDLLTAEDPDSAMALARRCDDCNRQRRDLCDAIEAEAVALVEAESDEALPSFLLLAQSHWHHGVIGIVAARLMERYHRPTALLAGEGDGSLRASVRGPIGFAVDRALSSCSDLLTRFGGHPAAGGFTVKAELVHALHERLCSEADSWLMTQAQGRPVQPDALLQLKDVNWDLWRHLQSLAPFGIGHPKPLFWSRGVSVGDRRDLKGGHLALTLRQGESERRAIAWRWDSSAAVPECCDVAYSISINRWQGEQRLQLELKAIRAHSELVLIDRGTRQYTARWTQSSGLTLTNGDGETLQASIKQEESLTSDNDLARDQRVIQLLEEACLGLGLRP; the protein is encoded by the coding sequence TTGCCGGCTGTTCCGCTCCACTGGTCCTGGTCCCTTCCGGCCGTGGTGGAACCATCGCCACTGCGCGGGCTTGATTTGCCGCTGGCGCTGCGCTGTGTGCTGCGGCGCCGCGGATTCAGCTCCACATCCGAAGCCGCGAGCTTTCTCTCCCCTGGTGATCTGCCACCCACCCGCGATCATTTCCCCGATCTTGAGCAAGCCTGTGATCGTCTGGTAGCGGCCTGCCGCTCCCGTGAACGTGTCGCCATCTGTGGTGATTACGACGCCGATGGGATGACGAGCACAGCGCTGCTGTTGCGGGCATTGGCCCCGCTGGGTGCAGAGCCGGAACCCGCCATTCCGTCGCGGATGGAAGAGGGATATGGCCTCAATCCCGCCATGGTGCAGCGGCTCTATGACGATGGAGTGCGGCTCCTGGTCACCGTTGATAACGGAGTGGCTGCGAGGGAAGCGCTTGAACTGGCCGCAAGTTTGACCATGCAGGTGATCGTGACCGATCACCACACCATCCCGATGGAGCGGCCGCCGATGACTGCACTGATTCACCCGGCCACCACGCCGGAGGGCTCGCCCTACCGCGGTCTGGCCGGTGTGGGGCTCGCCTACGTGGTGGCCCATGCCGTTGCCGAGGCGCTGAACAAACCAGAAGCCATCCGTGTTGCACGTGATCTGTTCTGCATCGGCACGGTGGCCGATATGGCACCACTGGTGGGGGCCAACCGCAGTTGGTTGCTTGAGGGGCTCAACCAGCTGCACCGCTCCGAGTGCAAGGGCGTTCAAGCACTTCAGCACCTGGCCGGATTGGGTGAACGGCCGCTGACGGCAGAGGACATCGGGTTTCAGCTTGCACCGCGCATCAATGCCGTCGGTCGCCTCGGCGAACCGAGGCTTGTGGTGGATCTGCTCACAGCTGAGGATCCTGATTCAGCGATGGCCCTCGCACGACGTTGTGATGATTGCAACCGTCAGCGAAGGGATCTCTGCGATGCGATCGAAGCGGAGGCCGTGGCTCTGGTGGAAGCGGAGAGCGATGAAGCACTTCCGTCCTTTCTGCTCCTGGCACAAAGTCACTGGCACCACGGGGTGATCGGCATTGTTGCTGCTCGGCTGATGGAGCGTTACCACCGTCCCACCGCTCTTCTGGCCGGTGAGGGGGATGGAAGCCTGCGGGCTTCGGTGCGGGGACCGATCGGCTTCGCTGTGGATCGCGCTCTTTCCAGCTGCAGTGATCTGCTGACCCGTTTTGGCGGCCATCCCGCTGCAGGTGGGTTCACAGTGAAAGCGGAGCTTGTGCATGCACTGCATGAGCGTCTCTGTTCCGAGGCCGATAGCTGGCTGATGACCCAGGCCCAGGGGCGTCCCGTGCAACCCGACGCTCTGCTGCAGTTGAAGGATGTGAACTGGGATCTGTGGCGCCACCTGCAATCCCTGGCACCCTTCGGGATCGGTCATCCCAAACCTCTGTTCTGGTCGAGGGGGGTGAGCGTTGGGGATCGGCGAGACCTCAAGGGAGGGCATCTGGCGCTGACGCTGCGCCAAGGGGAGAGTGAGCGTCGCGCCATCGCCTGGCGATGGGATTCATCGGCAGCTGTTCCCGAATGCTGTGACGTGGCCTACAGCATTTCGATCAACCGCTGGCAGGGAGAACAGCGTCTCCAACTGGAGCTCAAAGCCATCCGCGCCCACTCCGAGTTGGTCTTGATCGACCGCGGCACACGCCAGTACACAGCCCGGTGGACGCAAAGCTCAGGTTTGACGCTCACCAATGGCGATGGTGAGACCCTGCAGGCGAGCATCAAACAAGAAGAATCCCTCACCAGTGACAACGACCTGGCAAGGGATCAGCGGGTGATTCAGTTGCTCGAAGAAGCCTGTCTGGGCTTAGGGCTTCGTCCCTGA
- a CDS encoding DUF565 domain-containing protein, whose translation MSSIQRTRLAWLQKSWGAGIRRSWSGPWWRRSASLLLLLIGFFIGSNLPIYILNAVELRTHLALYALIACELMVLGRRRLPWLDNIRIGFVYAVVLEAFKVGS comes from the coding sequence ATGAGCTCAATCCAGCGCACACGACTGGCTTGGCTACAGAAGAGTTGGGGGGCCGGAATTCGACGGTCCTGGTCTGGACCCTGGTGGCGCCGCAGTGCTTCGTTGTTGCTGCTTCTGATTGGGTTTTTCATCGGAAGCAACCTCCCCATCTACATTCTGAACGCCGTCGAATTAAGAACTCACTTAGCGCTCTATGCCCTGATCGCCTGTGAATTGATGGTGCTGGGGCGTCGTCGTCTCCCCTGGCTCGACAACATCCGGATCGGTTTTGTCTATGCCGTTGTTTTGGAGGCATTCAAAGTTGGATCCTGA